The following is a genomic window from Thermodesulfobacteriota bacterium.
GACAAGGCCGGGGTCCTGCTGTACCCGGATTTTCTGGCCTCAGGCGCCGGCGCGGCGGCCGCGGCCGGAGCCAGAAAGACCGCCGCCATCCTGCGGGCGGCCGGCGTGGATTTCGGGATTCTGGGGGACCAGGAGCCCGACAGCGGCCTGTTCGCCTACTGGACGGGCCATCGGGAGCTGTTTACCCGCCTGGCGGAAAACACGCTCGGCAAGCTGAACCATGTCGGCGTCGAGACCGTGGTGGTCACCTCCGGCGCGACCCTGGGGCTGATCCGCTCCAAATACCCCGAGTATGCCGGTCAGGCCAGAGTCGACGTTCTGCACGTCACCGAGTATATCGAACGGCTGCTGCGGGAAGGGCGGCTGACGCTGCCCCGGGCCGTCAACCATACCGTCACCTATCACGATCCCTGCTACCTGGGCCGCCAGAGCGAACCGCCGGTGGTCTGGCAGGGCGAGAAGAAGGTTGATCGCGGCTGCATGACTTATACCAGCCCGCCCCGGCCGGTCAATACCGGCGCCAACGGCGTTTACGAGGCCCCGCGCAGTATTCTCCGGGCCATTGACGGCCTGAATTTCAAGGAGATGTGGCGAATCCGGGAATACGCCTTCTGCTGCGGCGGCGGCGGCGGCGTTCCCGATGCCTTTCCGCGACTGGCCGAGTCCGCGGCCGCCCACCGGCTGGCCGAAGCGGCCGATACCGGCGCCGACCTGCTGGTCACGGCCTGCGATCACTGCCTGGAAAACTTCAACCGGTGCGGTGAAGGA
Proteins encoded in this region:
- a CDS encoding (Fe-S)-binding protein, giving the protein MTLARLKSLEDEMKKCFRCSLCKMIPLPVVASPAYSDGCPAARRYHFHGYSGSGKQIMALSLIDGRISADADLAEIVFACTTCGLCDVACKFIMEAERHQVNMALREYLVEQGVAPRAIKERADRLQQYSHLRKRADIRSGDWARDLGLKVLPVDKAGVLLYPDFLASGAGAAAAAGARKTAAILRAAGVDFGILGDQEPDSGLFAYWTGHRELFTRLAENTLGKLNHVGVETVVVTSGATLGLIRSKYPEYAGQARVDVLHVTEYIERLLREGRLTLPRAVNHTVTYHDPCYLGRQSEPPVVWQGEKKVDRGCMTYTSPPRPVNTGANGVYEAPRSILRAIDGLNFKEMWRIREYAFCCGGGGGVPDAFPRLAESAAAHRLAEAADTGADLLVTACDHCLENFNRCGEGSGEKRIPVKNIVDLVYEAMNPDAARSRL